A single window of Flavobacterium sp. 140616W15 DNA harbors:
- a CDS encoding peptidylprolyl isomerase, which translates to MLLKKLRIKTINCQFVFTISFLLLFTSLTRAQEIIKDTVVKKPVVVKSNQKQKIDGIIATVGDYIILDSDIDKSYLEISGQGGSVKDISRCQMLGKLLEDKLYAHQAIQDSIIVSDAEVKGMMEERLTYMVQQIGDINKVVQYYKKNSVEEFRTYFADILKEQKLASEMQKKIIDGVEITPEEVRNFFKKIPKDELPTFGAEMEVAQIVVEPKVSKEDKQKVIDRLNSIKKDVEDGASFATKAVLYSQDPGSSSNGGYYKMNRKTAFVKEFKDVAFSLQEGEISAPFETIFGFHIIKIDKIKGQEVELRHIIIAPAVSEEALKEAKERITAIREKIVDKKVTFAEAARADSDEKETRANGGALINPNTQDTRFELTKMDPTLYSQVSNLKDTDVSQPILNTDDKGKKTYKLITVTNRIEEHVADYGKDYIKIKDLALKEKQINAIAKWFDEKIKETYIKIIGEYRDCAFTNNWLKK; encoded by the coding sequence ATGCTATTAAAAAAATTACGAATAAAAACTATCAATTGTCAATTTGTATTTACAATAAGTTTTTTGCTTCTTTTCACTTCGCTAACCAGAGCGCAAGAAATTATTAAAGATACAGTTGTTAAAAAACCAGTTGTAGTTAAAAGTAATCAAAAACAAAAAATAGATGGTATTATCGCTACAGTAGGTGATTATATTATTTTAGATTCAGATATTGATAAAAGTTATTTAGAAATTAGTGGTCAAGGAGGATCAGTTAAAGATATTTCAAGATGTCAAATGCTTGGAAAACTTTTAGAAGATAAGCTATATGCACATCAAGCTATTCAGGACAGTATTATTGTAAGTGATGCTGAAGTAAAAGGTATGATGGAAGAACGATTGACCTATATGGTTCAGCAAATCGGAGATATAAACAAGGTAGTTCAGTATTACAAAAAGAATTCTGTTGAAGAGTTTAGAACTTATTTTGCAGATATCTTAAAAGAGCAAAAGTTAGCATCAGAGATGCAAAAGAAAATTATTGATGGAGTAGAGATTACTCCAGAAGAGGTTCGTAATTTCTTTAAAAAAATACCGAAGGATGAATTGCCAACTTTTGGAGCAGAAATGGAAGTAGCACAGATTGTAGTGGAACCTAAAGTTTCTAAAGAAGACAAGCAAAAAGTTATAGACAGGCTCAACAGTATTAAAAAAGATGTAGAGGATGGCGCTAGTTTTGCAACTAAAGCCGTTTTGTATTCACAAGATCCAGGTTCTAGCTCAAATGGAGGATATTATAAGATGAATAGAAAGACAGCTTTCGTAAAAGAATTTAAGGATGTTGCTTTTAGTCTTCAAGAAGGGGAAATTTCAGCTCCTTTTGAAACTATTTTTGGATTTCATATTATAAAAATTGATAAGATTAAAGGACAAGAGGTAGAGTTACGACATATCATAATTGCTCCGGCTGTTTCTGAAGAGGCTTTGAAAGAAGCAAAAGAAAGAATCACAGCAATTAGAGAAAAAATAGTAGATAAGAAAGTTACTTTTGCTGAAGCTGCAAGAGCAGATTCAGACGAAAAAGAAACACGTGCAAATGGTGGAGCATTAATTAATCCAAATACGCAGGATACACGTTTTGAATTAACAAAAATGGATCCTACATTATATTCTCAGGTTTCAAATTTAAAAGATACCGATGTTTCGCAACCAATTTTGAATACAGATGATAAGGGTAAAAAAACATATAAGTTAATTACTGTAACGAATAGAATCGAAGAGCATGTTGCTGATTATGGTAAAGATTATATCAAGATTAAAGATTTAGCTTTAAAGGAAAAACAGATCAATGCTATTGCGAAATGGTTTGATGAAAAAATAAAAGAAACTTATATTAAAATTATTGGAGAGTACAGAGATTGTGCTTTTACTAATAATTGGTTGAAAAAATAA
- a CDS encoding aconitate hydratase, which translates to MAFDIEMIKKVYDNMPSRVDKAREIVGRPLTLTEKILYNHLWDGTPTKAFGRGVDYVDFAPDRVACQDATAQMALLQFMHAGKSKVAVPTTVHCDHLIQAKVDAVTDLARAKTQSNEVFDFLSSVSNKYGIGFWKPGAGIIHQVVLENYAFPGGMMIGTDSHTVNAGGLGMVAIGVGGADAVDVMSGMAWELKFPKLIGVKLTGKLSGWTAPKDVILKVAGILTVKGGTGAIVEYFGEGATSMSCTGKGTICNMGAEIGATTSTFGYDASMSRYLRSTNRADVADAADKIAPYLTGDAEVYANPEKYFDQVIEINLTELEPHLNGPFTPDLATPISKMKEAAIKNNWPLKIEVGLIGSCTNSSYEDIARAASLARQVSAKNLKTKSQFTITPGSEVVRYTIERDGFIDTFHKIGATVFANACGPCIGMWDREGAEKEERNTIVHSFNRNFSKRADGNPNTLAFVGSPELVTAMAIAGDLSFNPLTDTLINEDGEEVMLDEPTGDELPPKGFDVKDPGFQVPAADGSGVQVVVSPTSERLQLLAPFDAWDGKNITGAKLLIKAFGKCTTDHISMAGPWLRFRGHLDNISNNMLIGAVNAFNQKTNSVKNQLTGTYDAVPAVARAYKAAGVPSVVVGDHNYGEGSSREHAAMEPRFLGVKAVLVKSFARIHETNLKKQGLLGLTFANEADYDKIQEDDTINFVDLVDFAPGKPLTLEFVHANGTKDIILANHTYNAGQIGWFVAGSALNLIAAGKA; encoded by the coding sequence ATGGCATTTGATATTGAAATGATTAAAAAAGTGTATGACAACATGCCAAGTCGTGTTGATAAAGCACGCGAAATTGTTGGTCGTCCACTTACTTTAACGGAGAAAATTTTGTACAATCACCTTTGGGATGGAACCCCAACCAAGGCGTTTGGAAGAGGAGTTGATTATGTTGATTTTGCACCCGATCGCGTTGCATGTCAAGATGCAACTGCACAAATGGCATTATTGCAATTTATGCATGCAGGTAAATCAAAAGTAGCAGTTCCTACAACAGTACATTGTGATCACTTAATTCAAGCTAAAGTAGATGCTGTAACCGATTTGGCTAGAGCAAAAACACAAAGTAATGAAGTGTTTGATTTTCTTTCATCAGTTTCTAATAAATACGGAATTGGTTTCTGGAAGCCAGGAGCAGGAATTATTCACCAAGTAGTACTTGAAAATTATGCTTTTCCAGGAGGAATGATGATTGGTACCGATTCACATACTGTAAATGCAGGAGGATTAGGAATGGTAGCTATTGGTGTTGGTGGAGCCGATGCGGTAGATGTTATGTCAGGAATGGCATGGGAATTAAAATTCCCTAAATTAATTGGAGTAAAATTAACTGGTAAATTATCAGGATGGACAGCTCCTAAAGATGTTATCCTTAAAGTTGCTGGAATTCTTACTGTAAAAGGTGGGACAGGTGCAATTGTTGAATATTTTGGAGAAGGTGCTACTTCTATGTCATGTACAGGAAAAGGTACTATTTGTAACATGGGGGCTGAGATTGGAGCAACGACTTCAACTTTTGGATACGATGCTTCTATGAGTCGTTACCTGCGTTCTACAAACAGAGCTGATGTGGCAGATGCTGCAGATAAAATTGCACCATACTTAACAGGAGATGCTGAAGTATATGCAAATCCAGAAAAATATTTTGATCAGGTAATCGAAATTAACTTAACTGAATTAGAGCCACATTTAAACGGTCCTTTTACGCCAGATTTAGCTACTCCAATTTCTAAAATGAAAGAAGCAGCAATCAAAAATAATTGGCCATTAAAGATTGAAGTTGGTTTAATTGGTTCATGTACCAATTCTTCTTACGAAGATATTGCTCGTGCAGCATCTTTGGCAAGACAAGTTTCGGCTAAAAATTTAAAAACAAAATCACAGTTCACAATTACTCCAGGTTCAGAGGTAGTTCGTTATACAATCGAGCGTGATGGTTTTATCGATACATTCCATAAAATTGGAGCGACAGTTTTTGCTAACGCTTGCGGACCATGTATTGGTATGTGGGATAGAGAAGGAGCAGAGAAAGAAGAAAGAAATACAATCGTTCATTCATTTAACCGTAACTTTTCAAAACGTGCGGATGGAAACCCTAATACACTAGCTTTCGTAGGTTCGCCAGAATTGGTGACTGCAATGGCTATTGCGGGAGATTTAAGTTTTAATCCATTAACGGATACTTTGATCAATGAAGATGGAGAAGAAGTAATGTTAGATGAGCCTACTGGAGACGAATTGCCTCCAAAAGGATTTGATGTTAAAGATCCAGGATTCCAGGTTCCGGCTGCAGATGGCTCAGGAGTTCAGGTAGTTGTAAGTCCAACATCAGAGCGTTTACAGTTGTTAGCACCGTTTGATGCTTGGGATGGTAAAAACATAACAGGAGCAAAATTGTTAATCAAAGCGTTCGGAAAATGTACTACAGATCATATTTCTATGGCAGGACCATGGTTGCGTTTCCGTGGACATTTGGATAATATTTCTAACAATATGTTGATTGGTGCAGTAAATGCATTCAACCAAAAAACGAATTCAGTTAAAAATCAACTAACAGGAACTTACGATGCAGTTCCAGCAGTGGCCCGTGCATACAAAGCTGCAGGAGTTCCGTCTGTTGTTGTGGGAGATCATAACTACGGAGAAGGTTCTTCACGTGAGCATGCAGCAATGGAGCCACGTTTCTTAGGAGTTAAAGCAGTATTGGTGAAATCTTTTGCTCGTATTCATGAAACTAACCTTAAAAAACAAGGGCTTTTAGGATTAACATTTGCTAACGAAGCAGATTATGATAAAATCCAAGAAGATGATACAATCAATTTTGTTGATTTAGTAGATTTTGCTCCAGGAAAACCATTAACGTTAGAATTCGTTCACGCAAATGGGACTAAAGATATAATCTTAGCAAATCATACGTATAATGCAGGACAAATTGGCTGGTTTGTAGCTGGTTCAGCATTAAATTTAATTGCTGCAGGAAAAGCGTAA
- a CDS encoding carboxypeptidase-like regulatory domain-containing protein encodes MSSKVGTITDENGKFSLNLLPEFKNDETLEFSHIGYITKKVSLSYLIKNNYKVFLEEEVQNLLGVTIATNPKLKTKLAFTEITSLKHPVYSFGSFLKNDKIYISGGDAYPEIDHMAKVRAKIAAPTFQDFFYEGKWATKRHYKKYLSIYDIKTNSWEFPDLKLQVRAYHNIHFYNNLIYILGGKKCS; translated from the coding sequence TTGTCTAGTAAAGTTGGAACTATAACCGATGAAAACGGTAAATTCTCTTTGAATCTTCTTCCTGAATTTAAAAACGATGAGACATTAGAATTTTCTCATATTGGCTACATCACTAAAAAAGTTTCTTTAAGCTACCTGATAAAAAATAATTATAAAGTTTTTCTTGAAGAAGAGGTACAAAATTTATTAGGTGTTACAATTGCCACCAATCCTAAATTAAAAACAAAACTTGCTTTTACAGAAATAACGTCTTTAAAACATCCTGTATATTCATTTGGATCTTTTTTAAAAAACGATAAAATTTATATTAGTGGCGGTGATGCTTATCCTGAAATCGATCACATGGCTAAAGTGCGAGCAAAAATAGCCGCCCCTACCTTTCAGGACTTTTTTTATGAAGGAAAATGGGCAACTAAACGACATTATAAGAAGTACCTTTCTATTTACGATATCAAAACCAACTCTTGGGAATTTCCAGATTTAAAACTACAGGTTAGGGCGTATCATAACATTCATTTCTACAACAATTTGATTTATATTTTGGGAGGAAAAAAATGTTCGTAA
- a CDS encoding iron chaperone — translation MMSSKPKTIDEYIASFPTEIQEILEQVRQTIKKVAPTAEEKISYAIPTFTLNGNLVHFAAFKNHIGFYAMPSGNEAFKHELSTYKKGKGSIQFPINKPMPLDLITKIVNFRVKENLEKIKK, via the coding sequence ATGATGAGCTCTAAGCCTAAAACCATTGATGAATATATAGCTAGCTTTCCAACTGAGATTCAGGAAATACTGGAACAAGTCCGCCAAACAATAAAAAAAGTGGCTCCTACTGCCGAAGAAAAAATAAGTTATGCTATTCCTACTTTTACTCTTAATGGAAATTTAGTCCATTTTGCTGCTTTCAAAAATCATATCGGTTTTTATGCAATGCCTTCTGGAAATGAAGCGTTCAAGCATGAACTATCTACTTATAAAAAAGGAAAAGGTTCAATTCAATTCCCAATAAACAAACCAATGCCTTTGGATTTAATAACTAAGATTGTAAATTTTCGAGTTAAAGAAAATTTAGAAAAAATAAAAAAATAG
- a CDS encoding serine hydrolase — MSRNPYTPEVFIKTFADLPLQFKPGEKFAYSNSGYFVLGYIIEKVTGKTYEQYLQENIFTPLKMINSGYDHHSDIIENRATGYERNGKAYVNSRYIDMSLPYAAGSLYSTVEDLYLWDQALYSEKLLSAKYRDLLFGKYIPAGPPSYYGYGWSIEDVNIGESDEKVQIVEHGGGINGFNTLITRIPLSKDLIVLLNNTGGASLNEMCRAIRAILYDKPYDMPKKSSAYVFLDIIKSQGLEAGLAKLKELNKSDEYAIKENEMNSAGYQLLQSGKTKEAIAVFKINADTFPKSGNVYDSLGEAYLKDGDKKLAIINYKKSLQFDPKNENAKKVLEEISK; from the coding sequence ATTAGCAGAAATCCATATACGCCAGAAGTTTTTATAAAGACATTTGCTGATTTACCACTTCAATTCAAACCTGGAGAAAAATTTGCTTATAGCAACTCTGGTTATTTTGTATTGGGTTACATCATAGAAAAAGTTACAGGAAAAACTTATGAGCAATACCTGCAAGAAAACATTTTCACTCCACTTAAGATGATTAATTCCGGATACGACCATCATAGTGACATTATAGAAAATAGAGCTACTGGATATGAAAGAAACGGAAAAGCCTATGTAAACTCACGTTATATAGATATGTCTCTTCCTTACGCAGCTGGTTCTCTATATTCGACTGTAGAAGATCTATACTTATGGGATCAAGCTCTTTATTCTGAAAAACTACTATCAGCTAAATACAGAGATTTATTATTTGGCAAATACATTCCTGCTGGACCGCCATCTTATTATGGATACGGCTGGTCTATTGAAGATGTCAACATTGGAGAATCAGACGAAAAAGTACAAATTGTCGAACATGGTGGAGGCATAAATGGTTTCAATACATTAATCACCCGAATTCCTTTATCTAAAGATCTGATAGTTTTATTAAATAATACCGGTGGAGCAAGTCTTAATGAGATGTGTCGTGCAATAAGAGCTATTTTATATGACAAACCATATGATATGCCTAAGAAATCTAGTGCATATGTTTTTTTAGATATTATTAAATCCCAAGGACTAGAAGCTGGCTTAGCAAAACTAAAAGAACTCAACAAATCTGATGAATATGCTATCAAGGAAAACGAAATGAACAGTGCTGGATATCAATTATTACAATCAGGAAAAACCAAAGAAGCTATAGCTGTTTTTAAAATAAATGCAGATACTTTTCCTAAATCTGGAAATGTATACGATAGCTTAGGTGAAGCTTATTTAAAAGATGGAGATAAAAAACTTGCCATTATAAACTATAAAAAGTCATTACAGTTTGATCCAAAAAATGAAAATGCGAAAAAAGTATTAGAAGAAATATCAAAATAA
- a CDS encoding serine hydrolase, with translation MKKKSNHSLFKVLIFSVLFQLILTNTSIAQTKADKINELLSLYSKYDQFTGTALVTENGQIIYKKGFGLANMEWKIPNQPNTKFRLGSITKQFTALAILQLVEQGKLKLDVPIFTYLPDYSKTNGDKITIHQLLTHTAGIPNYTSFPNFFQILAEIHIRQKFL, from the coding sequence ATGAAAAAAAAATCAAATCACTCTTTATTTAAAGTGCTTATTTTCAGTGTTCTTTTTCAGTTAATCTTAACAAACACAAGTATTGCACAAACCAAGGCCGACAAAATAAATGAACTACTAAGCTTATATTCAAAATACGATCAGTTTACAGGTACTGCCCTTGTAACAGAAAATGGTCAGATTATTTATAAAAAAGGCTTTGGATTAGCCAATATGGAATGGAAAATCCCCAACCAGCCTAATACAAAATTCAGATTAGGCTCTATTACTAAACAATTTACTGCCCTAGCAATACTCCAACTAGTGGAACAAGGAAAACTTAAACTAGATGTTCCAATATTTACTTATCTTCCTGATTACTCTAAAACTAATGGCGACAAAATAACCATTCATCAATTACTAACACACACAGCGGGAATACCTAATTACACTTCATTTCCTAATTTTTTCCAGATATTAGCAGAAATCCATATACGCCAGAAGTTTTTATAA
- a CDS encoding glycosyltransferase family 9 protein, with protein MKIIKSINIVRRNLMHRLTKNISYTKPSKKSDLIIKPDIKRVLISRPNARLGNLLLITPLLEEVINTFPGCKIDLFVKGSLAPILFENYDNVDTIIQLPKKPFKSLLQYIKVWISLRQQHYDIAINVDKNSSSGRLSVKFSNSKFKFFGDPTTEDIQLKYNDYDHIAKYPVYNFRSFLNEIGFIPSDTPISALNLRLSNSEITEGKKILENLIDNDKKTICIYTYATGDKCHSKSWWGKFYKKLKTQYPNHNIIEILPIENVSQIDFKATHFYSKDIRQIGALIANTEAFIGADSGIMHLASSVQTPTVGLFSISEQKKYEPYCNHSIAINTNKTSILQSIKIIAYMISHNLSLRVTTTSTIIAFS; from the coding sequence ATGAAAATAATAAAAAGTATAAATATAGTAAGACGTAATTTGATGCATCGTTTAACCAAAAACATTAGCTATACGAAACCCTCTAAAAAAAGTGATTTAATAATTAAACCCGATATTAAAAGAGTCTTAATTTCCAGACCTAATGCTCGATTAGGAAACTTATTATTAATTACCCCGTTATTAGAAGAAGTTATAAATACATTTCCAGGATGCAAAATAGATCTATTTGTAAAAGGAAGCCTGGCTCCTATTCTATTCGAAAACTATGATAATGTCGATACAATAATCCAACTACCTAAAAAGCCTTTTAAGAGCTTACTTCAATACATTAAAGTCTGGATATCACTTCGACAACAACATTATGACATTGCAATTAATGTAGATAAAAATTCATCCTCTGGAAGACTTTCAGTAAAATTTTCAAATTCAAAATTCAAATTCTTTGGAGATCCTACTACTGAAGACATTCAATTAAAATACAATGATTATGATCATATTGCAAAATACCCTGTATATAATTTTAGAAGTTTTTTAAATGAAATAGGTTTTATTCCTAGTGATACTCCTATTTCAGCGTTAAACCTTAGATTAAGTAATTCTGAAATCACTGAAGGTAAAAAAATATTAGAAAACTTGATCGATAATGACAAAAAGACAATTTGCATTTATACCTATGCCACTGGCGATAAATGCCATTCGAAATCTTGGTGGGGGAAATTTTACAAAAAACTAAAAACTCAATATCCCAATCATAATATTATTGAAATTTTACCTATCGAAAATGTCTCACAAATAGACTTTAAAGCCACTCATTTTTACAGTAAAGATATTCGTCAAATTGGTGCATTAATTGCAAATACTGAGGCTTTCATTGGAGCTGATTCTGGGATCATGCACTTAGCAAGTTCTGTACAAACTCCTACAGTCGGTTTATTCTCAATTAGTGAGCAAAAAAAATATGAGCCTTATTGTAATCATAGTATAGCTATAAATACTAACAAAACTTCTATTTTACAATCTATAAAAATAATAGCATACATGATTAGTCATAACTTATCGCTTAGAGTTACTACTACATCTACAATTATCGCTTTTTCTTAA